A segment of the Halorubrum sp. BV1 genome:
GTGAGAAACGTCCCGAACGTCCAGTTCGGAACTTCCTCGTACACATGGATGCGTCCGTGCTGGTCACTTTTTTCGACGAGTAGCGAGTACAACTCTCGATAGCCTGCTCTCGACCCCCGCCCGACGCGAATCGCAACGATCTTTTCGTTCGTCTCGTCTAACACTTCGAACATTCGATTGGGTGCTGCGTGAGCCATCGTTAGTGGGAGTGATTCGTCGTACCGACAGGGTCGGTATCGGGGTCGGCACGCCCGACGACCTCGACGGTTGCGTGATCGATTCTTCGATCCGTGAGATGATCGTGAACTCGCGCCCGGATCTCTCGTTGTTCTTCGAGAGTGGTCGCTGTCTCGATGAGCCGGACGGTTGCGACGGTGAGTTGACTACACACCTGCCAGACGTGGAGGTCCTCAACCTGGTCGACGCCGTCGAGTGTCGTCAATTCATCCTGAAGCTCTTCTGACGACACCGGGCTCCGTTCCAACAGGATCGAGGTGCTTTCCCGGAGAACGTTCCCGGCCGACGCGAGCACCACCAGCCCGATGACTACGGCCGCCATAGGGTCTGCGATGGGGAGATCGAACACTGCGACAGCGACAGTCGAGACGATTACCGCAACAGAGCCACCGGCGTCTCCGAGCAGGTGGTAGAACGCGCCCCGTTCGTTGAGGCTCATCTTATCACCTTGTAACACGTACACGGAGCCGATGTTTACCAGCAGTCCACCCGTCGCGATGATCAGCGTCAACTCCGGATTGATCGCTACCGGCTCAAGGAACCGCTGGTAGGACTTCCAGACGATGTATCCGACCATTGGAAGGAGCAAGACCCCGTTCAGGAAGGCCGCAACCGGCTCCAGTCGGTGGAGACCGTACGACCACGCCTCACCGCCCTGGAATCGTTCGGCGGTGTAGCTCGCCCCGAACGCCATCGCGTACGCAAGCATGTCGAACAGCATGTGGAGTGCGTCGCTGATGAGCGCCACCGAACCGAACAGGAGTCCACCAGCCAGCTCGACGGCGAAGCCGACGAAGTTGATAACGGCCACGAACGCCAACCGTCGAGTACTCTGCTCTGTCGTCTGACGCCGGTCCTCGTCGTCGTGCTCGTGCGTATGGAGGGACATCGTCTCGACCAGTGAAGAGTGGTTAGCTGTCGGCCACCGCGTCTCTATCGTCAGTCGCAGGACGGATCCGCGAGAGTCGCATCGCGTTTCCGGTCACCGCGGTCGTCATGCCGGCGTCTCCGGCGAGGACGGCGAGCCAGATCGGAACGTATCCGAAGGGGACCGCGAGCGCCAGTCCAGCCTTCACTCCGAGACTCGCCCAGATGTTCTGTCGGATGACGCCGTTCGCGTCGTTCGCGAGTTCGTAGAGGTACGGGAGCTTCGCGAGGTCGTCGCCCATCAGGGCGATGTCGGCCGTCTCTAACGCGGTGTCCGTCCCGGCCGCGCCCATCGCAACGCCCACCGTCGCCGTCGCGAGTGCCGGGGCGTCGTTGATGCCGTCACCGACCATCGCAACGCCGTCGTACTCGTCGACGAGCTCCTCGATCGCCGTCACCTTGTCCTCGGGGAGTAATTCGGCCTGGTACTCGTCGACGCCGACCTGCTCGGCGATCGCGCGGGCAGTCCGCTCGTTGTCACCCGTCAGCATCACCGTTCGGGCAACACCGAGCTGCTTCAGTCGCGCCACCGTTCGCTTCGCTTCCGGCCGAATCTCGTCGGCAACCGCGATGACGCCTTCGAGTTCGTCTTCGGTCCCAACGAGAACGACGGTCTTGCCTTCTGCTTGGAGTTCGGGAACGGTCTCTTCGAGGAGATCGAGACAGTTGTTCCGGTCACACATCTGTCGGGCTGTCTGCGTCACGACGCCACCCTCGGTCGTCGCGTGAACGTGCGACAGGTCGAACTCTAACTCCTCAAACAGACCCGGCTTGCCTGCGAAGTGAGGAGTCCCGTCGAGATCGGCGCGAACACCCTTTCCGGTGATGCTCTCGAAGTCATCAACCTCGCGCTCGGCAACCCCTGCGCTGCCGGCTTCGGCGACGATTGCCTCGCCGATGGGGTGTTCACTCCGTTGCTCGAGCCCGCGTGCACACCGGAGCACGTCCTCCTCCGAGTTCCCGTTCAAGGGAACGACGTCGGTGACGGTGAGTTCACCTTTGGTGAGGGTTCCCGTCTTGTCGAACGCGACGACGTCGACGGCTCCCATCGCTTCGAGGTGATTGCCGCCTTTGATCAGGACGCCGTTCTTCGCGGCGCTCGTAATTCCCGACACCACCGAGACGGGCGTCGAGATGACAAACGCACACGGGCAGGCCAGGACCAGTAAGGTCAGCCCGTAGACGACGGCCGTGGACCAGGTTGTGCCGAGGATGTACGGGCTTGCTAGTGTCGTCAGGATAGCGAAGACGACGACCACTGGCGTGTAGTACGTCGAGAAGCGCTCGACGAACTGCTCGCGCTCTGTCTTATTCGACTGTGCATCTTCGACCATCTCCACGATTCGGGAGAGCGTGTTATCGCCGGCCTCGGAGGTGACCTCCACCTCGAGATACCCCTCCTCGTTGATGGTGCCGGCGTACACTTCGTCGCCAGTCGTCTTGTCGACAGGGACGCTTTCACCCGTGATAGGTGCCTGGTTGACGGCGCTTTCACCGTCGACGACGCTTCCGTCCATCGGGATTTTCTCCCCTGGCTTGACGACGACGATGTCACCAACTGCGACCTCGTCGACGGGAATCGTCTCCGTGCTCCCGTTCCGCTTGACGGTCGCTTCATCCGGTGAGAGATCCATTAGCTCGCGGAGGGAGTTTCGGGCACGGTCCATCGAGTACCGCTCCAGCAGTTCCGCGATGCTGAACAGGAACGCGAGGGTGGCGGCCTCGAAGTAGAGTGCCTCGCCGAATGCGAGGCTCGCAACGAGTGCTCCGAGGATAGCCACCGACATCAGGAAGTCGATATCGAGGTTCAGATTTCGCGCCGAGTAGTAGCCGTTGCGAAGGATTTCCTGGCCGCCGGTGGCTACAGCAATCAGGAACAGGACGTCGGCAACCAGTAGCTCCGTACCAAAAAGACCTGCAATCTGTACATTCTGGCCGGTCAAGAAGAATTCGAAGAGTAAGCCGAGGGCGACGAATCCACCGCTCACCCACGTCTTGAGTGCGCGCGAACTCGTCCAGATACTCTCGCGCCCTCCGCCCGCTTCCTGACGTTCTGATTTGTCGCCTGTCGTATCCGTGACCTCATACCCAGCGCTTTCGATCGCGTCGATGACGTCAGCTTCCCCAGCCCTCGACGAATCGTACGTGACAACGACGGTTCCGGTCGTCGGCTTCGTCTCGTAAGTGGTCACTCCACCGACTCTGTCAAGAGCGTTTTCGATTTTGCCCGCACACGACGGACAATCCATTTCTGAAACCGTGAATTTCGAGGTGACCTCGCCGGTGTTCTCCACGGTGTATCCGGCCTTTTCAACCCGATCTTCGATCGCGGTGGCACTCGTTTGCTCGTCGTCGTACGAAACGGTCAATGTCCCTGTTGCCACTTGCGGGTCGACGCTCTGGATTCCGTCCAGTTTTTCGACGCTGTTTTCGACCTTTTTTGCACAGGACGGGCAATCCATCTCCGGGACGGAGAATTGTGCAACGTCTCCCTGGTCTATCGATGAGGTAACGTCATCACCATCTTGTCCTGTGTGCTGGATGTGCTCGTGATCATGGTCATGTGTATGACCCTGCTTGTGAGAATCCTCTCCGTGGTTGTGGGTATGATCCGGTAGTTCACCACTTCCGTCGTGGGATTCCTCGTTAGGTGAGGTCATTACGTACTGCTAGCTACTACAGACTTATTAAATCAGCTGCTATTAAAACCCCATATTATGATAATCTCTAATAAAATAACTGTATTGGATTATTAACTCAACCGTTAATTCGTCCCATCCCCCGGACCAAAGTCTGGATTGCTCGATACTCGCCGTGTTTGAACCCGAGGAGATGCGTACGGACTCAATACACGATGAGACCGACGCTGACCACATCACCAGTGGTATTCATTGGGCTCATCATCGTCTCCTCGTTACGATAGCGAGTGGGCCCACGATCACGTGACCCTTCGCCGTAACGAGAACTTGATTCTTCGATTACTTTACCCGAACTGTCCCGATCATTCCAGACCCCTCGTGTGGGATACAAAAGTACCTGTACGTGCCTGGTTCCTCAAACGTATACTCGTAATTTTCACCCGGAGCGATGAGCCCCTCGGTGACCCGATTCCTCGCAGCCCGCTCTGATTCAAAGCCACCACTTGCGAAGTACGCGGCTTCGTCTGGAATCTCGTCTTCATACGCTGTGACCGTGTGATCGATGTCACTCTCGTTCGTCCACGTAACCGTCTCGCTAGGTTCGATCGTCGCGATCTTCGGCTCAAATCTGAGGTCGCCGGGCATCGTGACGGTCTGGGCCGCCGAGGACTGTCCGCCCAGACACCCAGCCGTGCTAAGCATCGCTAGGGTGGCAGTGCTGAGTCGCAACACCGTTCGCCGATCGTAGAATTCGGGTGACATTGACACAGAGATGGGTGGTGCCGATTAGAGCACTACGAAGAGGTCGGTCACGTACATCACGCCGAGGCCGAGCAGGAACGCGAGCAGGTTCGTGGCGCTGGCCACCCGACCGCCTGCATCCCGAACCATACCCGCGATCTCCCAGTTGACCTGTAGGATCGCACCAACCCCGATCGCGAGGAAGAAGGCACCGATCGTCGGTGAGTACGCGAGACTACCGATCCACCCGCCGAGGATGACGGGGGAACCGGCGATGACGCCGAGCGCGGCGAAGTGTCTGAACGACGGGCGCTCTCCGCGGGCGACCGGTGCAACGACGGCCGGGCCTTCCGTCACGTTGTGGAGCATGAACCCGATCACGAGGAACGCGCCGAGCGACACACGTCCGAGTGCGAACGAACTCCCGATCGCCAGTCCTTCCGCGAGGTTGTGCAGGCCGATCCCGACCGCGACCAGATAGGCGATCCAGAGACCGCTACTCGCCCGACTGTCACCGGCGGCGACACGGCCTTTGCGCCACGCGCTGATTGCCTGAACGAGAGTGAGCGCGCCGAGGATCCCGAAGACGACCAAGAGGTTGCCCTCGTACGCGCCCGGAACTCGTTGAGCGAGTTCGAACGCCTCGAATCCGGCGTCGAACGCCAAGAAACCGAGGACGCCGGCCGCGAACAAGAGCACGGCGTGCAGCCATCGATCGCTCATCGTCTTGATGTAGGGGAACCACAGCATCCCTAATGCGACCGGGATCACACCGACGAACAGCCCGATGACTGCAAGCGTCCAGAGCAGACTGAGGCTGAATCCGGGTGCCTGACTCGGAGCGACGATCGTATTCTCGAATGTCGCTCCGTCAGAGAGTACGAGGGCGACGTTGAGATCCCACCCCGGATTCCAGTGATACGGGATCACGATCTGTGCGCTTTCCATTGGGGCGAGCGTTTGGTCGCCACCAGCTCCTTCTACCTGAAAATTCCAGTAGGCCTCATCGACGAGGACCTGTGCTATCGTCACGGAATCGGGCCCGTTGTTCGTTACATGTAACACGACCGTTTCGTCGCTCGGAAGCGTCGTGTGCGTGATCGTCACGTCGGGAAGCGGTTCACCACTCTGGCTCTGAATACTCGCGAGTGGTGACGTGAACGCGAACACACCCAAGACGAGCACGAGCAACACGATCGGGAGTATCGCGCTGACCCATCGCGGTAGTCCGAGCGGCTGTGTGACCTCGTTTTCAGTAGATACACCACCGTCTGGCGTCGGTTTTTGTGTCTTATCCGCCATGTTAGATCACCTCAAAGAAGCTCATCCAGCCGAGTTCGGCGAACTCGGACTGGTGGGCGTGGAACATGTACAGCCCGGGTTCGTGATCCGAGTAGTCGAGCTCGATGATACCGCGTTGCGCCTGCGTCTGCATGATCGTGTCCACGGTCTTGCGCGTCGGTGTCAGCGTCGTCCCGTGGTCATAGTAATCGAAGAACTGCGAGTGCGTGTGGAACGAGTTGATGAGGTCGAACTCAGTCGCATTGGAGAGATAGACGCGTTGCCGTTCGTTCTTGTCGATCTGGATGGGACGCTTCGTCTCGCCCGCCGTCCAGTTGCCGGTGCCGTCGGTACTACCGATCCCGTATGCGAACGCCCGTGTGTTCGCCGCGTAGACCTCGTTCCCGCCGTCGAAGTTGGTGTCGAACGAATTCATCACCATGACCATCTCGTTGACGGCGTCGTTTTCGGCGTACTCGTGGTTCCGGCTCTTCGCCTCTTCGACGAACCGCGTCCGCATGTCGTCGGTAATTGGGCCAGGGTAGTTGACGTAGTCGCGTGGATTCTCCCTGACGCGTTCGGGGTCCGGATCGACAATGATCGTGCCGTAGAGTCCACGGTGGATGTGTTCTTTCAGTGGAAGCGAGTGACAGTGATAGAAGTGAGTACCGGCGGGCTGGGCGATCCACTCGTAGGTGAACGACTCACCCGTATCGAGGACGCCCGGTCCATTCTGGGGAATCCCGTCCATTCGCGGGTTGAGGTTCTTCAGGTGTGGATGAATCGTGTGTGCGTGTCGTCCCAGATTGGTGAACTTCACGCGGATCAGGTCACCTTCGACGGCGCGGATCGTCGGGCCCGGTACCTGGCCGTTGTACGCCCACGCTTGAAACTCGACACCCGGCGCAATCGTGATCGTCGTGTCGACGGCAGTAAACTCGAATTCCCGTACGGTTTGGCCGTCCTCTTCGTAGACCTGTTGGGGAACGTTATCCTGTCCGCTCTCTCCGGTATTGAACGCGGTGAGGAACTCGTGAGGGTCGAAATCCAAATCTCGGTATTCACCCACCGCACCGAAGTTACCGTGTTCATCCTCATCGTCATGATCGGATGAGGCACTTGCCCGAGAACTACCGAGTCCGACTGCTGCACTCCCGGCAACACCAAGACCGCCAAGGACTGTGCGGCGACTGACACTCGTATCACCGGTGAGTGATTCAACCAGTTGCTGCTCGAGGCGTTCTGTGACGTCTGCTGCGCTACTGTAATCTATCGATGGCATGATCTCCTCCGCTGGTCAAGCCTTCGCGTACCCATACACGTCTATTGTACCACCCAATATATAAATTAGACCTATCTAAACTTAGATTGAGTCTAAACCAATCACTTCGCTAATGGAGAATCATCAGTTTAGTTTGAAGCCCCAGTGAGCGTTTGAGCGGATATGGATCGGGACACTTCTTCTGGGAGTGCAACTCGTTCGTCGGTGCCATCGGGATCAAGCGTCACCATCCCAAATGAGGTAGTCTCAACAATTTCGACAACAGTTGTTGGGGTAATCCCGTGTTCAGACAGGTACCGGAGTAGATCTGGGTCATTGTCTGGCACCCGTTCGATTCGAACCTTGTCGCCAACCTGCTGATCAGCGAGGGTTTCACCGGATTGTAGCGGTGAAACGTCCAGATCCGCTGTGGGAATCGGGTCGCCATGTGGGTCAACTGCCGGATTCCCTAACTGCTCTGCAATTCTGTCGGCAAATTGACTACTGATATGGTGTTCGAGGCGATCGGCTTCGTCGTGTACCTCAGCCCAATCGTACTCAAGGCGCTCCGTCAGGTATCGTTCTAAGAGCCGATGGTGGCGAATAATTTCGAGCGCGACAGGAACTCCAGTGTCTGTGAGTACAACGCCCTTGTAGGGTTCGTAATGGACAAAATCGCGCTCGGCCAATTTTTTCACCATACTGGTGACTGACGGTTGTTCTACATCCATATGCTCAGCGAGCGTCGAGGTCCGCACCCGTTCATCCGTTTCGTCCTGGAGGTAATAGATTGCTTTGAGATAGTCCTCCATGATGGCGCTCAGCATTAGAGAGAAATTAGACGGGGCTAAGTTTATAATTTGCCCTAGGAATAATTCGTCTTGTCGCCAGCTGTGGGCGTAAGTCTGAGATGGGGCCGGCTATCGCCACGGTCAACACTGGCGCATTGATTTTCCGTATCTTCCTGTTGTGTTACTCGCTGACACACAGAATGACAAAACCGAGAGTTCGAACCTTTATAACATAGACACGAGAAGTCCGCGATGGAATCTCTGACCTCATCGTCAAAGCAGCCGTGAAGGACGCACTCTCGGACCACAACGTCTCGGCAGATTTCTACGACGCCCTCAACGAAGAGGTCGCCGAACTGCTCGACGACGCCGCAGAGCGTGCCGAGGCCAACGACCGGAAGACGGTCCAGCCCCGCGACCTCTAATTCGGAAGGAACTACACCAACGCTCGAAGTCACTCCCCGTTTTAAGGGGGTTGTGATTGGAAGGTACTCCCATGAGTGTCACAGCCGAATCAATTCAAGTCGAGAATGTGGTTGCGTCGTCCGATATCGGTCAAGAACTCGATCTCGAAACACTTTCTGAGGATTTAGGGGCCACCGACTACGACCCCGATAACTTCCCTGGACTCGTGTATCGGATGCACGATCCCAAAGCCGCAGCGCTCATTTTCCGCTCGGGGAAAGTCGTCTGTACGGGTGCAAAAAGCGTCGACAATGTGACGACTGCGTTGGAATACGTCTTCGACGAACTCCGTGAATTGGGTGTCGATGTCGCTACCACCCCAGATATCGAAATCCAAAATATTGTCTCAAGTGGGGACCTCGACCACACACTCAATTTGAATGCGATTGCGATCGGCCTAGGTCTCGAACACATCGAATACGAACCAGAGCAGTTCCCGGGGCTCGTCTACCGGCTTGACGACCCAGACGTCGTCGCACTCCTCTTCGGGAGTGGCAAGCTCGTCATCACGGGCGGAAAACAGCTTGACGATGCTGAACAAGCGCTTACAGTGATCGAAAACCGGCTGACTGATCTCGGGTTACTAGAGTAATTCAAGGACACAGAACAGTTGGCAGGGTACACTGGCACTGAGGGGTACATTTTTGAATCTGCTCTCTCCGTCTTAAGTTAGTGCGATGGCTGATGCCGAACGAGAGGTAGATGATGCCCTGTCCGGGAATGTTCTTTCAGTCCAAGAGCTGAACGACCGAATTGCATCGGTCGTCCAGGACACGCCTGCCCTCAACGGCGTCCGTTGTATTGGCGAGGTCACGGATCTCCACCAGAACAGTACCGCCCTCTATTTCACCCTGACAGACGGTAACGCCGAGCTTCCCTGTATGCTCTGGGCGAACCGCTATCAGAAGATGGACGCTGACCTCGAGGACGGGACGGAGGTCATCCTCGAAGGCGATATCGACTACTGGACAGAGGGTGGGAAAATCGACCTCAAGCCGTGGGAGGTGATCGTCGTCGGCGACGGCGACCAGGCGGCTGCCGTCGAGCGACTGCGAAGCGAACTCGAAGAGCGTGGCTGGTTCGACGACGAGCAGAAACAACAGCCGCCTGCGTTCCCGGAGCGGGTCGGTGTCGTCACGTCCCTTCGAGGAGATGCCCGGTACGACATCCAGAACGCGATCCACGGACAGGACCCCACCGTCGACATCCTGGTGAAGGACGCCACCGTCCAGGGGTCAGAGGCGCCGATGTCCATTGCGAACGGTATCCACCATCTCGACCGCTCGGAGGACGTCGACGCCATCATCGTCGGCCGCGGCGGTGGGAGTGATTCGAACCTCCAAGCGTTCAACACCGAGCGGGTCGCGGAGGCGATCTTCACCGCCAATACCCCGGTTGTCACCGCAATTGGACATACTGATGACCGCCTTATCGCGGATCAGGTGGCGGACGTCGCGACGATCACGCCGACAGCCGCCGGCGAGTATATCGTAAACTCCCGCCAAGAGTTCCTTGGGAGTGAGATCGAGCCGCTGGAGCAACAGCTCGACGCCGCGTACGAAACCTTCCAGCAGGAGCACGAACATGAACGAGAGCTTGCCGAAGCAGTCGACGAGGCGGCCGCATCCGAGGGGCTCCCGCCGGTCTACTACAAGGCCGCAATCGCTGTGCTGCTGTTGCTGTTGTTGGCCATCACTGGGCTTTGGTTGGGGGTGATCTAAGCGTGGTAAACGACCAAGAGATCCACGATCGGCTGGCCCGTGTCGAAGAAATCATTGAGCAGCTCGATGCGGACGAGTGTGACCTCGATGAAGGGACAAGGCTTCACGAGGAAGGTCAGGAACTCTTGGCCGAGGTGCGAGAAATCCTCGACAACGGGTGTGGAGAGGTCGTGGAACTCGAGTAGAGCGCCATTTAGTCTTAACCAACAATCAATGGCATCTAACTCTATTGTTGGTTAACGGTACCTTTGCAGGGTGAACGAGCTCTCCGATTATAATTTACTTTAGAGTTTTGCGCCAGTTGGTAGCCAGAAAGTATTTACCTCACATACAACTACCACGTCAACGTGTACCACGATTTAATCGGTGCATACCTGAACCCGCACACATGATTACACGGTCAGTCACCATCGAAGACATCGATGAGCTGTACCTGATGTGGAACGACCACATCAACGCCTCGGCCCTCTATCGCCGCGCCCTCCGCGAAGAGATGGCGGTTCGGGATGTCGATCCCGACGAGCTTCGAGACCTTTTCGAACGGGCCCGCGAACAGGGCTACAGCAAAGACGAAATCGTCGCCGAGACCAATCGATACGCCGATCTCAAGACACTCGTCGACGACGCAGAGGAGTAACCCACTATGTCACAGGACACCACTCCCTCCGAAACGACTCCGAATCGCGCCGAAAGCCAGTCGACGGCGGCAAGTAGGCTCCCCAAGCAGGCGGCACTCGTCATCGTCTTCCTGAGCCTGTTCGCTGTGGAACCCGCCGCTGCACAGACGAACGCCGTCTGCAGTGCGGACAACCTCCCGGGTATGATCGAAGGCTTCTTCCAGCTTACCACGGCGCTGGGCATTGTCGGCCTCGCAGTCGTGTGGCAGGCTGACTCCCTTATCGAGATGTTCACGATCACACCCGACCAGAAGAAGGGACTCAAGCGCCACAAGCGCTCCGCGATGAAGTCTGCGGTCGTTCTTGTCGCGCTCGGGCCACTCTACACCGTCGCTGGATCGATGATGAACCTCCCGCTGGCGCAGTGCGTCGACCTCGCCCCCTGGTAGGCGACTACCACCCCGTCGCGAGCCCCCATGAAACAACGAGAGCTCTCCGTGCTAATGGCCGCCCTGTTCGTGACGAGCCTAGTCACCGGTCTCGTTACTGCAAGCCCGCCACGGCCAGGCACGGAGGGGAATGGGCTCACAGAGAATGAATCAGCGACGCTGTGGTCTCGCGACGCGGACAACTACATCAGCCAGGAGGAGTACCAGCAGCGATACGGCGAGAGCCGGACCGCGATGCACCAACTCGCAAACGGGACGGACATCACGTTCACGCGCCCGACGACGACAGCTGCAACGTGGACGCGAAACGACTTCGCTGATCTCGAAGCCGGTGGGTCGGATACGTCCGTGCATCCGCGCCACGCGTCGCTCGAAGACGGGGTGTTCATCGAGGACGCCCACGCCACGGTATTCGCAGTGCAGCCGTCGACGCGAGGTCACTTGGAGTCGGGTGAATCCCCGCTCTATATCGCGCCGAACGGCACGATGCGGGGGTTCGTGGACTATCGTGTTCGCGTCCCGAACGGAAGCTCTTCAGGGAACACGACCATCGAGTGGTCGCTCACGAGCAGCGAAGTCGAGGAGGTTCGGTTGCAGAAGGACGGCGAAACCATCGTCGAGCGCGACGGCTCGCACACGCCGGCCCTTGATTACCAGATCGAGGATGACTGGAGTACAAACCTCACGCTCGAAGCCGAGATCAGCGTCCGGTTGAAGAAGACCACGCGAATCGACCGAGGCGACGAGACCGATGTCGAGATCACGTATCGTACCGAGTCGCTCAACGTCTCGGATTCGATCGCCGTCGAGATCTACGACCTCTCGGCGTACCCCTACTACGCCGAGTATCCCAATGGTGACGCCGGTGTGGCTATCTTCCAGTCCAGACCGTGGCAAGGGTACACGCTCACGGAGAACGGAAGCGCACGAGTGCGTGGCGTCTGGCGGTTCTACACCGCTCGGAACACCAACTGGGATACACTCGTCAGGTCGAATCGGACTGACAGCGCCACCGTCGAGTCGGATGCGATTCCAGTCTATGTTCACGCGTACCCGTCGCGAATCGGCCCGCGTGCCGAACCAGTTCGCGATGGCCCAGAGATCATCGACACCTGGGGCACTGACCGACCGTCTCCGGACGGCACGCTCGGCGAGGACATCAACATCGACATCGTCAACCAGTCGTACACGACGACGTACGGTGTTGCGGTTCGCGCGGAGAACGTCGACCGCGACGCGCTCCAGGTGGCGGGGATCGTGCGGGGTGTGAACGCCTCGATTGTGGCACCTGACGCTGGCTCAGAGCGGCAGCTCCGGCGCAGTAATCTGACTGTTGAGGTGCTCCAGCAGAACGAAAGCCAGGCCACACTCCGCATCGAGCTCCGGGATAACGAGACCGGCGCACCAATCGTGCTCAGCGATCCCGACCGACGATATCCAATCGGCGGGAACACTCGCAACGGCTACATCACCGTCGCGGAGCAACGCGTCGAGACCAACGCCTCCGGGGTGGCGATCGTGACGATCGACGAGCCGGGCATCTACACGGCTCGGTATCACCCAGGCTCGTGGCTCGGGCACGACCCCGCATATGTGAGTGCGACGGCTACTGCTCGCTGGCATCCGCTCGGCACCATCGACGGCTGGTTCGCGTTCATTTTCGAGGTGGGCTGGCAGCTCATCCCGTTCTTCGTGATGTTCTACGCTGGCAAGCGACTTCTCCGAATGCTCGGTCCAGAAGACATCTTCCAGCGAAACCCATAGCCCATGACTCAAAACCATCCACACATCAGTCGGCGAACCGCCCTCCGAACAGTCGCAGGTGCTGCGCTCGTAAGCGTCGCTGGCTGTCTGAACGACAATGGCGGCTCTGGGACGCCTGGTGACGGAACGACCTCTCCAGATGGCAAAGGCCCACTCACGCGTATTACTATTGAGGGGACAACACTCGTCGTCGAACTCTCCGAAGAGGCCGACGTCGACCAAGTCAACCTCATCCAGCCGAACGGCGAGCTATTCGGGAAGCGTGACGTAGCCGCAGGTGCTCAGCAGGTCTCATTCGAGATTGGCACCGCGTATGCGCCCGGTGAGTACCGGATTGTCGCACTGAAGGGCGAGGAGACAGTAGTTGAGACCACGACTGAACTCCGTCCAGAGATGCAGATACAGGATGTTGGACTCTATCGGAATAATCCAGATAAACCGTGGGACGAAGTCTATGGTGAGAGCGAGACTGACCGGATCAAGAATGGCGAGGCATTCGTCACGGTAGAGAACACAGGAAGTGGTCCGGAAGCGATAACTGAACTAATCTTCTCCGGGGACGTTCCCAATCCAATTGAGAACCCCAGAGGCAGTGGAATGCACGAAATAGACCGGGTAGTAGTCTCCCCTGGCGAGACGGCCGACCTGTTCAGTAATTCGT
Coding sequences within it:
- a CDS encoding TATA-box-binding protein, producing the protein MSVTAESIQVENVVASSDIGQELDLETLSEDLGATDYDPDNFPGLVYRMHDPKAAALIFRSGKVVCTGAKSVDNVTTALEYVFDELRELGVDVATTPDIEIQNIVSSGDLDHTLNLNAIAIGLGLEHIEYEPEQFPGLVYRLDDPDVVALLFGSGKLVITGGKQLDDAEQALTVIENRLTDLGLLE
- the xseA gene encoding exodeoxyribonuclease VII large subunit: MADAEREVDDALSGNVLSVQELNDRIASVVQDTPALNGVRCIGEVTDLHQNSTALYFTLTDGNAELPCMLWANRYQKMDADLEDGTEVILEGDIDYWTEGGKIDLKPWEVIVVGDGDQAAAVERLRSELEERGWFDDEQKQQPPAFPERVGVVTSLRGDARYDIQNAIHGQDPTVDILVKDATVQGSEAPMSIANGIHHLDRSEDVDAIIVGRGGGSDSNLQAFNTERVAEAIFTANTPVVTAIGHTDDRLIADQVADVATITPTAAGEYIVNSRQEFLGSEIEPLEQQLDAAYETFQQEHEHERELAEAVDEAAASEGLPPVYYKAAIAVLLLLLLAITGLWLGVI
- a CDS encoding metal-dependent transcriptional regulator codes for the protein MLSAIMEDYLKAIYYLQDETDERVRTSTLAEHMDVEQPSVTSMVKKLAERDFVHYEPYKGVVLTDTGVPVALEIIRHHRLLERYLTERLEYDWAEVHDEADRLEHHISSQFADRIAEQLGNPAVDPHGDPIPTADLDVSPLQSGETLADQQVGDKVRIERVPDNDPDLLRYLSEHGITPTTVVEIVETTSFGMVTLDPDGTDERVALPEEVSRSISAQTLTGASN
- the xseB gene encoding exodeoxyribonuclease VII small subunit; amino-acid sequence: MVNDQEIHDRLARVEEIIEQLDADECDLDEGTRLHEEGQELLAEVREILDNGCGEVVELE
- a CDS encoding DNA-binding protein; this translates as MSDLIVKAAVKDALSDHNVSADFYDALNEEVAELLDDAAERAEANDRKTVQPRDL